From the genome of Thiovibrio frasassiensis:
GGTTTGCAAGTCCGGCTCGGACTTTAAGAGCGCCCGCTTGATATTTCGTGTTTCACCCATAAGCATGGCGCGTTCTGGGCTTTTGGATTTGGTAATTTTCTTGATCTGCTCGTTAAGCCGTATGACGGTCTCAAGAATAGCCTCCCGATGCTTCAATGCGTTTACGTCCGGTGCTGCCTTTTCCATCTGGATTCTTAGCCAGTTTTCTTTCTGCCGTAGTTTTTTTATGCCAGTGTCGATTTCCGCGCGTATCGCCGCCGTGTCCTTCGGTCTATCCCGTTGCAAGGTCGCCACATGGTCAAGGCCAACCTCCCGAAGCGCTCGGGCGAAGTGGTCACGGATCACAAACAAGTCCGCAGGGTTAAGCTTGAATTTTTTTCCACCTTCCCGGTGGTGGTTTCTCACCAGGATGTGAACGTGCGGCTTGTCCGCATCCTGGTGCAGCCCTATCAGGTAATCGTATCCCTTCGCGCCAAAATGCTCCTGAGCAACCTCGCGGGCAGCGGCCAGGGTACGGCGCCGATTCCGTGGCGTATTGTCCGCACCGGCAGAAAAAACAATGTGCGTTACATCGCGGGGTGGGCGTTTGGTTCCCGGGTTGGCCCGTTCAAAGTCCTTAGCCCATTCCTCAAAAATCTTTTGAATATCCCCTTGCCCGCGATAGATAAAGCCACCATGATCTTCAAGTTCTATCTCCTGACTTGGGTCGATGTCCTTGCCGATGCGCCCAATGTATTCCATGAGCAAACGAGCCTGAGAGCCTCGTGCGAAAGAAACCACCTTAACAACGGCCTCAGGTCCGCCCTGGTGAGTCGCCTTTACGTAGTTCGGCGAGGACAGCCTGA
Proteins encoded in this window:
- a CDS encoding relaxase/mobilization nuclease domain-containing protein, with the translated sequence MKTSERAREDHEQEAPHAKRGGKSHNSAAAALRLRLSSPNYVKATHQGGPEAVVKVVSFARGSQARLLMEYIGRIGKDIDPSQEIELEDHGGFIYRGQGDIQKIFEEWAKDFERANPGTKRPPRDVTHIVFSAGADNTPRNRRRTLAAAREVAQEHFGAKGYDYLIGLHQDADKPHVHILVRNHHREGGKKFKLNPADLFVIRDHFARALREVGLDHVATLQRDRPKDTAAIRAEIDTGIKKLRQKENWLRIQMEKAAPDVNALKHREAILETVIRLNEQIKKITKSKSPERAMLMGETRNIKRALLKSEPDLQTQIESTVRSLGREALQYRELINELTNPKPKAAAIHLSRQELKSREKYLAGLEQRTARDIALAREAIKKSEASKPDKELALDVLRQHSRLMKGVSIDRETDKFLDRLAKEVENFGERYRELRNPISGELPRGALDRVQNRRILEKQALGIEKGILQAQKMVRLAPVRPKVREAAQTMLKQHQQTLSRSLGKTQGK